The genomic DNA GGACCAGGTCCGGCTGTTCGAGGACACCACCGAGATCTACGGTCCGATGAGCCTGCACGCCGAGGACGCGTAGGCCGTACGGGGCCGCGAGACCTCACCGCCCCGGCGACGGGGACCGCGAGACCCCATCCTTCGGGCTGCCGGTGGCACACGCCTCGGCAGCCCGCCGGTCCTACGGGGCTCCTCCGCCCCGCACTCCGCACAGATGCAGCAAGGCCGCCACCTGCCGATAGGGATCCGTCCGCCCGGCCCGCTCCTCGGCGGCCAGCAGCGTCTCCACGTCCGCCGGAAGTTCCGCCCCGTCCGCGGCCGTGTCCGTGAAGACCCGTACCCCGTACCAGGCGTGCAGCGGCGCCCCGATCCCGGCCAGCGTCGATGTCAGCGCGTCCAGCCGGTCGGCCCGTACGTCGAGCCCCAGCCGGTTCGTGTACGCCGTCGTGTCGAACGAGGTCAGCGCCGACGCCCAGTCGCCCGCCAGTCCCGGCCGCATCGCCAGCGCATCCGCGTTCCGTACCAGCAGGGACAGCAGCCCGCCGGGCGCGAGCATCCGCGCGAGCCCCGCCAGCAGAGCGTCCGGGTCCTCGACGTACATCAGCACGCCATGGCACAGCACCACGTCGAAGCTGCCCGGCAGGAAGTGCACGCCCGTGTCCCGGCCGTCGCTCTGCACGAGCCGCATCCGGCTCCGGATGCCCTCCGGCTCGGCGGCGAGCGTCTCGCGGGCCACGGCGATCATCGTCGCGTCCTGCTCGACCCCGGTCACCTGGTGCCCGGCCCGCGCCAGCCGCAGCGCCTGCGTGCCCTGGCCCATGCCGACATCGAGGACCCGCAGCCGCTGCCCCACCGGGAACCGCCCGGCTATCTGCTCGTCGAGCTGCCGGGCCACCAGCTCCTGTCGTACGACATCACGCAGCCCGCCCAGCTTGCTCAGCCAGGCATCCGCCGCGCCCCCGGAGAAAGACGTCGCGCTCAGGGCCGCTCTCCGCGCTTGACCTGCGGCTTCGGCAGCCGGAGGCGACGCATCTGGAGAGAGCGCATCAGTGCGTAGGGGATGGCGCCCTTCTTGGGCACATCGGGGAAGCGCGCGTCCAGCTGCTTCTTCAGACGGAACGCGCTGATGATCGAGTCGATCACGATCAGCACGATCACGACGAGCCACAGCAGCAGCGCGATGTTCTGGAGCTGCGCCACCTTCAGCACGCTCAGCACGAGGATCAGCACGGCCAGCGGGAGGAAGAACTCCGCGACGCAGAAGCGCGAGTCGATGAAGTCCCGGGCGAACTTGCGCACCGGACCCTTGTCGCGGACCGGGAGATAGCGCTCGTCGCCGCTGGCCAGCGCCTGGCGCTGCCTCTCCAGCTGGACGCGGCGCTCGTCGCGCTGCCGCTTGGCGGCCTCCTTGCGCGTCGTCTGCGTGTTGGCCACGCTGCGACGCTGGGTCTGGGCCTCACTGCGCTTGGGCGTGGGGCGCCCCTTGGGGGCCTGCGGGTGACGGGGCTGCTTGGAGTCGGTCACCGGCGCCTTGTCGGCGGGGGCCTTCTCTTCCTTGGCACGGCTACGGAACACAAAACCCAAGGGTACGGGGTGTCGGGGCATGGACCCCAGTCGAGGTGGGAACGATCCGGCAACACCAGGCGTCTGTAGGGGACAGGGATCAGGACAGGAGTCGGGACAGGCAGGGGCAAACCGTGGGTGACACCTACGGGTGGCGCCTACTCCCTGGGCCGGAGCGGGGGCCTACGCAGTCGTCCTTGGGGATGAGCGCATCAGTCCCCGAACAGTGCGGTAATGGATGCAGGCCCCGTACTGTGGGTTCTGTTGTAGTCGCTGGAGCTGGAGTCCGTCAGAAGGGGGCGCGCGAAGCCCATGAGCGGTGTCATGAAGCGTATGGGGATGATCTTCCGCGCGAAGGCGAACAAGGCCCTTGACCGGGCCGAGGACCCGCGCGAAACCCTCGATTACTCGTATCAGAAGCAGCTGGAGCTGCTCCAGAAGGTGCGCCGGGGCGTCGCCGACGTGGCGACCTCGCGCAAGCGCCTGGAGCTCCAGCTCAACCAGCTCCAGTCCCAGTCCTCGAAGCTGGAGGACCAGGGGCGCAAGGCGCTCGCGCTGGGCCGCGAGGACCTGGCCCGCGAGGCCCTCTCCCGCCGGGCCGCGCTCCAGCAGCAGGTGACGGACCTGGAGACCCAGCACCAGACGTTGCAGGGCGAGGAGGAGAAGCTCACCCTTGCGGCGCAGCGGCTCCAGGCCAAGGTGGACGCCTTCCGTACGAAGAAGGAGACCATCAAGGCGACGTACACGGCGGCGCAGGCACAGACCCGCATCGGCGAGGCGTTCTCCGGCATCTCCGAGGAGATGGGCGACGTCGGCATGGCGATCCAGCGTGCCGAGGACAAGACCGCGCAGCTCCAGGCGCGGGCCGGCGCGATCGACGAACTGCTCGCCTCCGGTGCCCTCGACGACCAGTCCGGGCTGGCCAAGGACGACATCCAGAGCGAGCTGGACCGGCTCTCCGGTGGTACGGATGTAGAGCTGGAACTCCAGCGCATGAAGGCGGAGCTGGCGGGCGGTTCGTCCTCCTCGCAGCAGGCGATCGAGGGCGGCACGGGCCAGTCCCCGTCACAGCAGCAGCCGCAGGACACTCCGCGCTTCGACAAGCAGTGACGTCCCACGCCTGAGGAGGGCGACATGATCGTACGGATCATGGGGGAGGGGCAGGTGAGGCTGGACGACAGCCACCTCACCGAACTGAACAAGCTGGACGACGAGCTGCTCGCGGAGATGGAGAGCGGCGACGAGGAAGGCTTCCACCGGACGCTGGGGTCGCTGCTGGGGGCGGTGCGCCGACTGGGCGACCCGCTTCCGGACGCCTCGCTCGAGCCGTCGGAGCTGATCCTTCCGTCTCCGGACGCGACCTTGGACGAGGTCCGGGAGATGCTGAGCGACGACGGTCTGATTCCGGGCTGACGCGGGTGGTGCCCTGCTGGAGCCGGGGCTGACGCGGGTGGTGCCCTGCTGGAGCCGGGGCTGATGCGGGCGGTGCCCCGCCTGAGCTGGGTTGCGCGACCCACCCACCTACCCACCCTCCCCACGCCGGCCGCGGTTCCCGGGCAACCCACCGGTCAGCCGCGATTCCGGCGCCCCACCAGGCAGGCGCGACGTCGGCATCCGTTCCGCCCCCTGCAAGGGCCCCGTACCTTTGCGGGGTGAGCACCCTCGAGCGCACCCGGTGCAGACTGCGCGCCCACCCGTTCGCGCTGGACGCCGTCCTCGCCGCCGGCGTCCTCGCCTGCATGCTGAGCGCCTCCTTCGTGGACCCCCACGGTGGGAACGGCGCCACCTGGGGCGCCCGCGCCCCGGGCGCCCTCAGCCTCACCCTCATGGGACTCGCCGCCGCGGCCCTCGTCTTCCGGCGCCGCGCCCCGATGGCCGTCCTCGCCGCCACGGGCGCCGTCTCCCTCGTGGAGCTGGTCACCGGCGACCCCCGCGCGCCCGTCGCCATGTCCGCCGTCGTCGCCCTCTACACCGTGGCCTCCACCAAGGACCGGCCCACGACCTGGCGGGTCGGCGTGCTCACCATGACCGTGCTGACGGCGTCCGCGATGCTCGCGGGGCCTCTGCCCTGGTACGCCCAGGAAAACCTCGGCGTCTTCGCCTGGACGGGCATGGCCGCCGCCGCCGGCGACGCCGTACGCAGCCGGCGGGCCTTCGTGCACGCCATCCGGGAACGCGCCGAGCGAGCCGAACGTACGAGGGAGGAGGAGGCGCGGCGGCGCGTCGCCGAGGAGCGGCTGCGCATCGCCCGCGATCTGCACGACGTCGTCGCCCACCACATCGCCCTCGTCAACGTGCAGGCCGGGGTCGCGGCCCATGTGATGGACAAGCGGCCCGACCAGGCGAAGGAGGCGCTCGCGCACGTACGGGAGGCCAGTCGCTCCGCCCTCAACGAACTGAGGGCCACGGTCGGGTTGCTGCGGCAGAGCGGGGACCCCGAGGCGCCGACCGAGCCGGCCCCCGGCCTGCACCGCCTCGACGAACTCGCCGACACCTTCCGCAACGCCGGCCTCCCCGTCGAGGTCGCCCGCGCCGACCACGGCACCACCCTGCCCGCCGCCGTCGACCTGGCCGCGTACCGCGTCATCCAGGAGGCCCTCACCAACGTGCAAAAACACGCGGGCGCCGGGGCGAAGGCCGAGGTCAGCGTCGTACGGGTGGGGCCGAATGTGGAGATCACCGTTCTCGACAACGGGGCGGGCACGGACCAGGGGCCCGAGAACGGCGGTGGGCACGGGCTGCTCGGCATGCGGGAACGCGTCACCGCGATCGGGGGCACCTGCACCGCCGGCCGCCGATACGGAGGCGGCTTCCGGGTTCATGCGATCCTGCCGGTCAAGAACCGTACGACCGCCCCGGAGGAGACCGTATGACCATCCGCGTCCTGCTCGCCGACGACCAGGCGCTGCTGCGCAGCGCGTTCCGGGTGCTGGTCGACTCCGAGCCCGACATGGAGGTCGTGGGGGAGGCGTCGGACGGCGCGGAGGCGGCGCGGCTGGCGGGGGAGACACAGGCCGACGTCGTCCTCATGGACATCCGGATGCCGGGGACCGACGGGCTGGCCGCGACACGGCTGATCAGCGCGGATCCCGGGCTGACGCATGTCCGCGTCGTCATGCTGACGACCTTCGAGGTCGACGAGTACGTGGTCCAGTCGCTGCGCGCGGGCGCGTCCGGGTTCCTGGGGAAGGGGGCCGAGCCCGAGGAGCTGCTGAACGCGATCCGGGTCGCGGCCGGGGGAGAGGCGCTGCTGTCCCCGGCCGCCACCAAGGGACTCATCGCGAAGTTCCTCGCCCAGGGGGACGGCCTCGACGACGAGCGCGATCCGGCGCGGGCCGAGCGCCTCGACGCGCTGACGGGCCGGGAGCGCGAGGTCCTCGTCCAGGTCGCCGGCGGGCACTCCAACGACGAGATCGCCGAGCGGCTCGAAGTCAGCCCGCTGACCGTGAAGACGCACGTCAACCGGGCCATGGCCAAGCTCGGCGCGCGGGACCGGGCCCAGCTCGTGGTGATCGCGTACGAGTCCGGGCTGGTCCGTCCAAGGGTGGACTGACCTCCACCGGGCCGTACTGCGCCCGCAGTATGCGCCGGATAAGGAAATGGACCCACGGGCTACGGATCGGGCACCGGGGATGGCTCATTGTGTAAGGGCGGATGCTCGTATGTGCCCGCTCCTGCCGCGCCCGCCACGGAAGAGAGACCCTGATCCATGTCCTGGCTGTCCAGGTTCAGCCTCGCGCAACGGGCCCTGATCGGGCTGATGTCGATCGTCGCGCTCGCCTTCGGAGCCATCGCGATCCCTCAGCTCAAGCAGCAGCTGTTGCCCACCATCGAACTGCCCATGGTGTCCGTGCTGGCGCCCTACCAGGGCGCGTCCCCGGACGTGGTCGAGAAGCAGGTCGTCGAGCCCATCGAGGACAACCTCGAGGCCGTCGACGGCATCACGGGCGTCACTTCCACGGCGAGCGAGGGCAACGCCGTGATCCGGGCGTCCTTCGACTACGGCAACGACACCAAGCAGCTCGTCGCCGACGTCCAGCAGGCCGTCAACCGCGCCCGCGTCCAGCTCCCCGACGCTGTCGACCCGCAGGTCATCGCCGGTTCGACCGACGACATCCCGACCGTCGTCCTGGCCGTCACCTCCGACAAGGACCAGCAGGCACTGGCCGATCAGCTCGACCGGACCGTCGTCCCCGCTCTGAAGAGCATCGGCGGCGTCGGCCAGGTCACCGTGGACGGCGTCCGCGACCTCCAGGTCACCGTCACGCCCGACGACAAGAAGGCCGCGAAGGCGCGCGTCACCTCCGCCGCGATCGGCCAGGCACTGCAGGCGGGCGGCGCGACCGTCCCGGCGGGTTCCTTCGACGAGGACGGCCACAACCGCACCGTCCAGGTCGGCGGCGGCCTCACCTCGCTGGGGCAGATCCGGGACCTGATGGTCATGGGCGGGGCCGGCAAGAAGCCCGTACGCCTCGGTGACATCGCCACCGTCGAGCAGGAGCCCGCCAAGGCGGACTCCCTCACGCGCACCGACGGCAGGCCCAGCCTCGCCGTCAACGTGACCATGGACCACGACGGCAGCGCCGTAGCCATCTCGGAAGCGGTCAAGGACAAGCTGCCGGGCATGCGCAAGGACCTGGGCTCGGGGGCGACGATCACCGTCGTCAGCGACCAGGGCCCCGCGGTCTCGAAGTCCATCGACGGTCTGACGACCGAGGGCGCGCTCGGCCTGCTCTTCGCGGTCCTCGTCATCCTGGTCTTCCTGGCGTCGGTCCGCTCGACCCTCGTCACGGCGGTGTCCATCCCGCTGTCGGTGGTCCTCGCGCTGATCGTCCTGTGGACCCGCGACCTGTCCCTCA from Streptomyces avermitilis MA-4680 = NBRC 14893 includes the following:
- a CDS encoding DUF3043 domain-containing protein codes for the protein MPRHPVPLGFVFRSRAKEEKAPADKAPVTDSKQPRHPQAPKGRPTPKRSEAQTQRRSVANTQTTRKEAAKRQRDERRVQLERQRQALASGDERYLPVRDKGPVRKFARDFIDSRFCVAEFFLPLAVLILVLSVLKVAQLQNIALLLWLVVIVLIVIDSIISAFRLKKQLDARFPDVPKKGAIPYALMRSLQMRRLRLPKPQVKRGERP
- a CDS encoding response regulator; translation: MTIRVLLADDQALLRSAFRVLVDSEPDMEVVGEASDGAEAARLAGETQADVVLMDIRMPGTDGLAATRLISADPGLTHVRVVMLTTFEVDEYVVQSLRAGASGFLGKGAEPEELLNAIRVAAGGEALLSPAATKGLIAKFLAQGDGLDDERDPARAERLDALTGREREVLVQVAGGHSNDEIAERLEVSPLTVKTHVNRAMAKLGARDRAQLVVIAYESGLVRPRVD
- the pspAA gene encoding PspA-associated protein PspAA; the encoded protein is MIVRIMGEGQVRLDDSHLTELNKLDDELLAEMESGDEEGFHRTLGSLLGAVRRLGDPLPDASLEPSELILPSPDATLDEVREMLSDDGLIPG
- a CDS encoding sensor histidine kinase; its protein translation is MSTLERTRCRLRAHPFALDAVLAAGVLACMLSASFVDPHGGNGATWGARAPGALSLTLMGLAAAALVFRRRAPMAVLAATGAVSLVELVTGDPRAPVAMSAVVALYTVASTKDRPTTWRVGVLTMTVLTASAMLAGPLPWYAQENLGVFAWTGMAAAAGDAVRSRRAFVHAIRERAERAERTREEEARRRVAEERLRIARDLHDVVAHHIALVNVQAGVAAHVMDKRPDQAKEALAHVREASRSALNELRATVGLLRQSGDPEAPTEPAPGLHRLDELADTFRNAGLPVEVARADHGTTLPAAVDLAAYRVIQEALTNVQKHAGAGAKAEVSVVRVGPNVEITVLDNGAGTDQGPENGGGHGLLGMRERVTAIGGTCTAGRRYGGGFRVHAILPVKNRTTAPEETV
- a CDS encoding PspA/IM30 family protein, with amino-acid sequence MSGVMKRMGMIFRAKANKALDRAEDPRETLDYSYQKQLELLQKVRRGVADVATSRKRLELQLNQLQSQSSKLEDQGRKALALGREDLAREALSRRAALQQQVTDLETQHQTLQGEEEKLTLAAQRLQAKVDAFRTKKETIKATYTAAQAQTRIGEAFSGISEEMGDVGMAIQRAEDKTAQLQARAGAIDELLASGALDDQSGLAKDDIQSELDRLSGGTDVELELQRMKAELAGGSSSSQQAIEGGTGQSPSQQQPQDTPRFDKQ
- a CDS encoding methyltransferase domain-containing protein, encoding MARQLDEQIAGRFPVGQRLRVLDVGMGQGTQALRLARAGHQVTGVEQDATMIAVARETLAAEPEGIRSRMRLVQSDGRDTGVHFLPGSFDVVLCHGVLMYVEDPDALLAGLARMLAPGGLLSLLVRNADALAMRPGLAGDWASALTSFDTTAYTNRLGLDVRADRLDALTSTLAGIGAPLHAWYGVRVFTDTAADGAELPADVETLLAAEERAGRTDPYRQVAALLHLCGVRGGGAP